TTTCAAAAATTATTTTCACTAGGGGTGTTTCGGCTGAGAGTCTAATGACAACCCTATGAACCTGATCCGGGTAATACCGGCGGAGGGAAGTGAAGCCCAAGACCGAGGGGGGGATTGTAAGATAAATGGGGGGATGGAAAATTAAGTGGAGGATGGAGGATGTGAGTAAAGGGGGCAGGAAGTATGGGAAAGAAGAGTGGGCAATAAGATATTTTCGGTCGTGGGCGAGGAGGGGCCGGAGTTTTTCCTAAGGCCCTTTTCTGTTCAAGATTTCTAAAGGTTCATTTTCTTTGCCGACCCCCCCGAGAAAAGGGGGTTTTTTTATGGAAGGAAGAATTGAGACAAAACGGGTCGTATTGTTGGTTGAGATCGCCCTGGCGGCGGCGTTGGCGATAGGCCTGTCGATGTTGAAGCTCTACAGGCTTCCTCAGGGCGGCTCTTTATCGTTGGAGATGGTTCCCGTCTTCTATATCGCGATTATACACGGCGGCCTTGCGGGGTGCGCGGCCGGACTGCTGATGGGTATAGGCCAGCTATTCTTCGGGGCGTACATCATCCATCCCGTACAGCTGGTCCTCGATTATCCCCTCGCCTTTACCGTCCTCGGGGTGGGCGGTTTTTTATCGACATTGATCCCGATAAGAAAGGCGGACGAGACCTTCGACTATAAGCATGTCGTGTTTGCATCGATACTGGTTGCCACCCTCGGCAGTCTCTTGAGGTATATCGTTCATGTAATATCCGGGATCGTCTTCTTTGCGCAGTACGCCCCGGAGGGATCGAGCGTTCTCATCTACTCGATGGTGTATAACGCAGGGTACATGGTTCCGAATTACATCCTGAGCGCCGTCGTTGTTGTGCCCCTTGTCATGGCGAGGGGGGCCTTGGGCAAAAAGATGTGATGGGTTTTTTTAGGACGGGCTTCATTGAGACGGCTCCTGTTCGGGATGGATTATCGATTAAGGATTCGGTTTTATGAGGATGGTTTTTCGGGCCGGGTATTAAGCGACGACTGGAGGGATTGGGATTTTTTTTGATTAAAAGTTGTCTTTTGTGACAATTATCAATAATTTTGTGTGATAGTGGTCATTTCTGTTTTACAAAGGGTTCTGTAAAAATAAGGGAAAGATGGAGACGGTTGGCAGATAGAGATAAATATTGTAAATACATTTCAGCTATGTTTTTGATGAGGGTGGTTTAAGCGGGTGAACTATGCGGGCGGTTATCCTTTCCGGCGGAACCTATAGCTACTATGGGGACCCCGAGTTCTGCAGAGGCTTCGTTGACGGGGCCGATC
Above is a window of Candidatus Zymogenus saltonus DNA encoding:
- the thiT gene encoding energy-coupled thiamine transporter ThiT, with the protein product MEGRIETKRVVLLVEIALAAALAIGLSMLKLYRLPQGGSLSLEMVPVFYIAIIHGGLAGCAAGLLMGIGQLFFGAYIIHPVQLVLDYPLAFTVLGVGGFLSTLIPIRKADETFDYKHVVFASILVATLGSLLRYIVHVISGIVFFAQYAPEGSSVLIYSMVYNAGYMVPNYILSAVVVVPLVMARGALGKKM